In Streptomyces sp. P3, one DNA window encodes the following:
- the murJ gene encoding murein biosynthesis integral membrane protein MurJ codes for MNAPYEGDRGQAAGGSGPPEGMPPENGQVPPQHPADMYLQDAYDQDPYRSQDLTAQDPVAEALYDRAAHPPPSPGAHQPPQPPQPLYGTPEQSPYAPDPRRWAQTPAPEPEGPTQYLPYGDDPRTTQFVGVDDLVTHSGEQQHQPDAFAHLFRDQQQSGHPQQAGSTEPPAVPGPAQAPGGRSAAARYQAPAAPSPAVDQTMNLTATPDAAPVPDAAAAPKKGGRAAGLLKSSAVMAAGTMVSRLTGFVRSALIASALGVGVLGDTFQVAYQLPTMIYILTVGGGLNSVFVPQLVRAMKEDEDGGEAFANRLLTLVMAALGVLTVAAVAAAPLLIRALSPSIAGDPASNEVSVTFARYFLPSIFFMGVHVVMGQILNARGKFGAMMWTPVLNNIVIIVALGMFIYVYGTSADSGMKVTTIPPEAERLLGVGILLGLVVQALAMIPYLRETGFRLRLRFDWKGHGLGKAATLAKWTVLFVLANQAGALVVTQLSTSAGKASPVEGTGFAAYANAQLIWGLPQAIITVSLMAALLPRISRSAAEGDGGAVRDDISQGLRTTAVAIVPIAFGFLALGIPMCTLIFGSTGTGEATNMGFMLMAFALGLIPYSVQYVVLRAFYAYEDTRTPFYNTVIVAAVNASASAICYFVLPARWAVVGMAASYGLAYAIGVGVAWNRLRKRLGGDLDGSHVLRTYARLCIASVPAALISGAACYGIGHSLGQGVLGSFAALLAGGALLLGVFFVAARRMRIEELNSLVGMVRGRLGR; via the coding sequence ATGAACGCGCCGTACGAGGGTGACCGCGGCCAGGCCGCGGGCGGCTCGGGCCCTCCCGAGGGCATGCCGCCCGAGAACGGGCAGGTGCCGCCACAGCACCCCGCGGACATGTACCTCCAGGACGCCTACGACCAGGACCCCTACCGGTCCCAGGACCTCACCGCGCAGGACCCGGTCGCCGAGGCGCTCTACGACCGTGCCGCGCACCCCCCGCCGTCCCCGGGCGCCCACCAGCCGCCGCAGCCGCCGCAGCCGCTGTACGGCACGCCTGAGCAGTCCCCGTACGCCCCCGACCCGCGCAGGTGGGCCCAGACCCCGGCGCCCGAACCGGAGGGCCCCACCCAGTACCTGCCCTACGGCGACGACCCGCGCACCACCCAGTTCGTCGGCGTCGACGACCTGGTGACGCACTCCGGCGAGCAGCAGCACCAGCCCGACGCCTTCGCCCACCTCTTCCGGGACCAGCAGCAGAGCGGTCATCCACAGCAGGCCGGTTCGACGGAGCCCCCGGCCGTGCCGGGCCCGGCCCAGGCTCCCGGCGGACGGTCGGCGGCTGCCCGCTACCAGGCCCCGGCCGCCCCGTCCCCCGCGGTGGACCAGACGATGAACCTCACCGCCACGCCCGACGCGGCGCCCGTGCCCGACGCCGCGGCCGCCCCGAAGAAGGGCGGGCGCGCCGCGGGCCTGCTGAAGTCCAGCGCCGTCATGGCGGCCGGCACGATGGTCTCCCGCCTCACCGGCTTCGTCCGGTCCGCGCTGATCGCCTCGGCACTGGGCGTCGGTGTCCTCGGTGACACCTTCCAGGTCGCGTACCAGCTGCCGACGATGATCTACATCCTGACCGTCGGCGGCGGCCTCAACTCCGTCTTCGTGCCGCAGCTCGTGCGTGCCATGAAGGAGGACGAGGACGGCGGCGAGGCCTTCGCCAACCGCCTGCTCACCCTGGTCATGGCGGCGCTCGGCGTGCTCACCGTCGCCGCCGTCGCCGCCGCCCCCCTCCTGATCCGAGCCCTGTCCCCGTCGATCGCCGGCGACCCGGCGTCCAACGAGGTCAGCGTCACATTCGCCCGCTACTTCCTGCCCTCGATCTTCTTCATGGGCGTTCACGTGGTGATGGGTCAGATCCTCAACGCACGCGGCAAGTTCGGCGCGATGATGTGGACGCCGGTCCTCAACAACATCGTCATCATCGTGGCGCTGGGCATGTTCATCTATGTCTACGGCACCTCCGCCGACTCGGGCATGAAGGTCACGACCATCCCGCCGGAGGCCGAACGGCTCCTCGGCGTCGGGATCCTGCTCGGCTTGGTGGTGCAGGCCCTCGCGATGATCCCGTACCTGCGCGAGACCGGGTTCCGGCTGCGGTTGCGTTTCGACTGGAAGGGCCACGGCCTCGGCAAGGCCGCGACCCTCGCCAAGTGGACCGTCCTGTTCGTTCTGGCCAATCAGGCCGGCGCGCTCGTGGTCACCCAGTTGTCCACGTCGGCGGGCAAGGCCTCACCGGTCGAAGGCACCGGCTTCGCGGCCTACGCCAACGCCCAGCTCATCTGGGGCCTGCCGCAGGCCATCATCACCGTCTCCCTGATGGCCGCGCTGCTGCCGCGCATCTCCCGCTCGGCCGCGGAGGGCGACGGCGGCGCGGTCCGCGACGACATCTCGCAGGGCCTGCGCACCACCGCGGTCGCGATCGTGCCGATCGCCTTCGGCTTCCTCGCGCTCGGCATCCCGATGTGCACGCTGATCTTCGGCTCCACGGGCACCGGTGAGGCCACCAACATGGGCTTCATGCTGATGGCCTTCGCCCTCGGCCTGATCCCCTACTCCGTGCAGTACGTCGTCCTGCGCGCCTTCTACGCCTACGAAGACACCCGCACCCCCTTCTACAACACGGTCATCGTGGCCGCGGTCAACGCGAGCGCCTCGGCGATCTGCTACTTCGTCCTTCCCGCCCGCTGGGCGGTGGTCGGCATGGCGGCCTCCTACGGCCTGGCGTACGCCATCGGCGTCGGCGTCGCCTGGAACCGGCTGCGCAAGCGGCTGGGCGGCGACCTCGACGGCTCCCATGTCCTGCGCACGTACGCCCGTCTGTGCATCGCGTCCGTGCCGGCCGCCCTGATCAGCGGCGCGGCCTGCTACGGCATCGGCCACAGCCTCGGCCAGGGCGTCCTGGGCTCGTTCGCCGCGCTACTGGCCGGCGGGGCGCTGCTGCTCGGTGTCTTCTTCGTCGCCGCCCGCCGCATGCGCATCGAGGAGCTCAACTCGCTCGTGGGTATGGTGCGCGGACGCCTGGGTCGCTGA
- a CDS encoding ParB/RepB/Spo0J family partition protein, producing MSERRRGLGRGLGALIPAAPTEKTPAQAAIGGGSTSPAAMPVLTTDRGVAAAKVATLPAVSRETEDLSASGILETPAPPLGAYFAEIPLDHITPNPRQPREVFDEDALHELITSIQEVGLLQPVVVRQLGPGRYELIMGERRWRACREAGLEAIPAIVRATDDEKLLLDALLENLHRAQLNPLEEAAAYDQLLKDFNCTHDQLADRIGRSRPQVSNTLRLLKLSPAVQRRVAAGVLSAGHARALLSVDDSEEQDRLAHRIVAEGLSVRAVEEIVTLMGSRPQAAQRAKGPRAGGRLSPALTNLATRLSDRFETRVKVDLGQKKGKITVEFASMEDLERILGTLAPGEGPVLQKGVVDGGAEETED from the coding sequence GTGAGTGAGCGACGGAGGGGGTTGGGCCGTGGTCTTGGTGCGCTGATTCCCGCTGCCCCGACGGAGAAGACGCCGGCTCAAGCCGCGATCGGCGGAGGGTCCACCTCCCCCGCAGCGATGCCGGTGCTGACGACCGACCGGGGGGTGGCCGCTGCGAAGGTGGCCACGCTGCCGGCGGTTTCACGTGAAACAGAGGACTTGTCCGCGAGTGGCATCCTCGAAACACCCGCACCGCCCCTCGGCGCATACTTCGCCGAGATCCCCCTCGACCACATCACGCCGAACCCGCGCCAGCCGCGTGAGGTCTTCGACGAGGATGCCCTGCACGAGCTCATCACCTCCATCCAGGAGGTCGGGCTCCTCCAGCCGGTCGTGGTGCGTCAGCTCGGCCCCGGGCGCTATGAGCTCATCATGGGTGAGCGGCGCTGGAGGGCCTGCCGCGAGGCCGGCCTGGAGGCGATCCCGGCGATCGTGCGGGCCACGGATGACGAGAAGCTGCTCCTGGACGCTCTTCTCGAGAACCTCCACCGGGCTCAGCTGAATCCGCTGGAAGAGGCGGCGGCCTACGACCAGCTGCTCAAGGACTTCAACTGCACGCATGATCAGTTGGCCGACCGCATCGGGCGGTCCCGTCCGCAGGTCTCCAACACCCTGCGCCTGCTGAAGCTCTCGCCGGCGGTTCAGCGCCGGGTCGCAGCCGGAGTGCTCTCCGCGGGTCACGCCCGGGCACTGCTCTCGGTCGATGACTCGGAGGAGCAGGACCGGCTGGCCCACCGCATCGTGGCCGAAGGGCTCTCGGTGCGAGCGGTCGAGGAGATCGTGACCCTGATGGGCTCGCGGCCTCAGGCGGCTCAGCGGGCCAAGGGACCGCGGGCCGGCGGCCGGCTGTCGCCGGCCCTTACCAACCTCGCGACGCGGCTCTCGGACCGCTTCGAGACGCGGGTGAAGGTCGATCTCGGACAGAAGAAGGGCAAGATCACCGTCGAGTTCGCCTCGATGGAGGACCTCGAGCGCATCCTCGGCACGCTCGCTCCCGGAGAGGGGCCCGTGCTCCAGAAGGGGGTCGTGGACGGCGGCGCGGAGGAGACGGAAGACTGA
- a CDS encoding AAA family ATPase, with product MGGSVHCEPEVEESEALRSDANIAGPMTDPVPGPRTESFGEDVSRETPPPMDDTPIGRAAQLAVEALGRAGEGLPRPEQTRVIVVANQKGGVGKTTTTVNLAASLALHGGRVLVVDLDPQGNASTALGIDHHAEVPSIYDVLVDSRPLAEVVQPVPDVEGLFCAPATIDLAGAEIELVSLVARESRLQRAIQAYEQPLDYILIDCPPSLGLLTVNALVAGAEVLIPIQCEYYALEGLGQLLRNVDLVRGHLNPTLHVSTILLTMYDGRTRLASQVAEEVRTHFGDEVLRTSIPRSVRISEAPSYGQTVLTYDPGSSGALSYLEAARELALKGVGVSYDATHAHIGAQNNPNTVEGVQ from the coding sequence ATGGGAGGCTCTGTTCATTGCGAGCCTGAAGTCGAGGAGAGTGAAGCCTTGCGGTCCGACGCCAACATCGCGGGACCGATGACCGATCCGGTCCCCGGTCCCCGTACCGAGTCGTTCGGGGAGGATGTTTCACGTGAAACACCGCCTCCGATGGATGACACTCCGATCGGTCGTGCTGCCCAGCTCGCGGTGGAGGCTCTGGGCCGCGCCGGCGAGGGTCTGCCACGCCCCGAGCAGACCCGTGTGATTGTCGTCGCCAACCAAAAGGGCGGTGTGGGCAAGACGACGACAACCGTCAACCTTGCCGCGTCCTTGGCCCTGCACGGCGGCCGCGTCCTGGTGGTCGACCTCGACCCGCAAGGCAACGCGTCCACGGCACTGGGGATCGATCACCACGCCGAGGTCCCGTCCATCTATGACGTACTGGTGGACAGCCGCCCGCTGGCGGAGGTTGTCCAGCCCGTCCCTGATGTAGAAGGCCTCTTCTGTGCCCCGGCCACCATCGACCTGGCCGGCGCGGAGATCGAATTGGTCTCCCTGGTGGCCCGTGAGAGCCGACTGCAGAGAGCGATTCAGGCGTACGAGCAGCCGCTGGACTACATCCTCATCGACTGCCCGCCGTCCCTCGGCCTGCTGACGGTCAACGCGCTGGTGGCCGGTGCCGAGGTCCTGATCCCGATTCAGTGCGAGTACTACGCACTGGAGGGACTGGGACAGTTGCTACGCAACGTCGACCTGGTGCGGGGGCACCTCAACCCCACCCTGCATGTGTCGACGATTTTGCTCACCATGTACGACGGCCGGACGCGCCTCGCGTCGCAGGTCGCGGAAGAGGTGCGTACCCACTTCGGTGACGAGGTGCTGCGGACGAGCATTCCCCGCTCGGTCCGCATCTCCGAAGCGCCGAGCTACGGGCAGACGGTGCTGACCTACGATCCCGGATCGAGCGGCGCCCTCTCCTACCTTGAGGCAGCACGAGAGCTCGCGCTGAAGGGCGTCGGGGTCAGCTATGACGCCACGCACGCCCATATCGGCGCTCAGAACAACCCGAACACGGTGGAGGGCGTCCAGTGA
- the trxB gene encoding thioredoxin-disulfide reductase, with translation MSDVRNVIIIGSGPAGYTAALYTARASLKPLVFEGAVTAGGALMNTTEVENFPGFQDGIMGPELMDNMRAQAERFGAELIPDDIVSVDLTGEIKTVTDTVGTIHRAKAVIVATGSQHRKLGLPNEDALSGRGVSWCATCDGFFFKDQDIAVIGGGDTAMEEATFLSRFAKSVTIVHRRDTLRASKAMQERAFADPKIKFVWDSEVAEIHGDPKLAGLKLRNLKTGELSDLAVTGLFIAIGHDPRTELFKGQLDLDEEGYLKVAAPSTRTNLTGVFAAGDVVDHTYRQAITAAGTGCSSALDAERYLAALADEEQAEPEKTTV, from the coding sequence GTGAGCGACGTCCGTAACGTGATCATCATCGGCTCCGGTCCCGCCGGCTACACCGCCGCGCTCTACACCGCGCGCGCATCGCTGAAGCCGCTGGTGTTCGAAGGCGCCGTCACCGCGGGCGGTGCTCTGATGAACACCACCGAGGTCGAGAACTTTCCCGGCTTCCAGGACGGCATCATGGGTCCCGAGCTCATGGACAACATGCGCGCCCAGGCGGAGCGCTTCGGTGCCGAGCTGATCCCCGACGACATCGTCTCGGTGGACCTCACGGGTGAGATCAAGACCGTCACGGACACCGTCGGCACGATCCACCGCGCCAAGGCCGTCATCGTGGCCACCGGCTCCCAGCACCGCAAGCTCGGCCTGCCCAACGAGGACGCCCTGTCCGGACGCGGCGTCTCCTGGTGTGCCACCTGCGACGGCTTCTTCTTCAAGGACCAGGACATCGCCGTGATCGGCGGCGGCGACACCGCGATGGAGGAGGCCACCTTCCTCTCGCGCTTCGCCAAGTCCGTGACGATCGTCCACCGCCGGGACACGCTGCGCGCCTCCAAGGCGATGCAGGAGCGCGCCTTCGCCGACCCGAAGATCAAGTTCGTATGGGACAGCGAGGTCGCGGAGATCCACGGTGACCCGAAGCTGGCCGGGCTGAAGCTGCGCAACCTCAAGACCGGCGAGCTGTCGGACCTGGCGGTGACGGGCCTGTTCATCGCCATCGGCCACGACCCGCGCACCGAGCTCTTCAAGGGCCAGCTCGACCTCGACGAGGAGGGCTACCTGAAGGTCGCCGCCCCGTCCACCCGCACCAACCTCACCGGTGTCTTCGCCGCGGGTGACGTCGTGGACCACACCTACCGACAGGCGATCACCGCAGCCGGCACCGGCTGTTCCTCCGCTCTGGACGCCGAGCGCTACCTCGCCGCACTCGCGGACGAGGAGCAGGCCGAGCCCGAGAAGACCACCGTCTGA
- a CDS encoding protein kinase family protein, with translation MAERSTAAVDVADNSGDEPLTAQADQSTADGVVKNREQDTDSDEAQGSSGTEHPGKASPPELHSGHKLARRYRLEECVTRLDGFSSWRAVDEKLRRAVGVHILPADHTRARSVLAAARSSALLGDPRFVQVLDAVEENDLVYVVHEWLPDATELTALLVAGPLEPHDAYQMVSQIASAMAAAHREGLSHLRLNPNAVLRTSSGQWRIRGLAVNAALRGVATDTPQRTDTEAVGALLYAALTQRWPYENDAYGLSGLPKDVGLIAPDQVRAGVHRGLSELSMRALVNDGATASRHEAACTTPEELVKAIGEMPRIRPPEPAFTAPPEYQRTTYQQGTYGRPAPRPGATQPVPVPPPPLQSRTGKALKWAVSALLIAALGLGSWQLADVLMDRSKPDDTNQTQTTDEGDKSSTAPKPVSVLKIHDAAEYYPDGTPQHAKDAKLTYDGDSSTYWRSRSFDAGPVLAPYKKGVGIVYDLGSETDVSAVSIGLLYGGDYTAADLYAANSLSSSAPLSSMKKIAEARTSGRELRISAKTAVKTRYVLVWITAAPKNAGDQWTDGGYKQAITDVKFTG, from the coding sequence GTGGCGGAACGGAGCACAGCTGCCGTCGACGTGGCAGACAACAGCGGTGACGAGCCGCTGACCGCACAAGCGGACCAGTCCACGGCCGACGGGGTGGTCAAGAACCGGGAGCAGGACACGGACAGCGACGAGGCACAGGGGAGCAGCGGGACGGAACATCCCGGAAAGGCCTCACCGCCAGAACTGCACAGCGGTCACAAGCTCGCCAGGCGCTACCGCCTCGAAGAGTGCGTCACCCGTCTGGACGGTTTCAGCAGTTGGCGTGCGGTCGACGAGAAACTCCGTCGGGCCGTGGGCGTCCACATCCTGCCCGCGGACCACACACGGGCCCGTTCGGTGCTGGCCGCGGCCCGCTCCTCCGCCCTGCTCGGCGATCCCCGCTTCGTCCAGGTGCTGGACGCCGTCGAGGAGAACGACCTCGTCTACGTCGTCCACGAATGGCTGCCCGACGCCACCGAGCTGACCGCGTTGCTCGTGGCCGGTCCGTTGGAGCCGCACGACGCCTACCAGATGGTCAGTCAGATCGCCTCCGCGATGGCCGCGGCACACCGCGAAGGCCTGTCGCATCTGCGGCTGAACCCCAACGCCGTGCTGCGCACCTCCTCGGGGCAGTGGCGCATCCGCGGCCTCGCCGTGAACGCCGCCCTGCGCGGCGTCGCCACCGACACCCCTCAGCGCACCGACACCGAGGCGGTCGGCGCCCTGCTCTACGCGGCGCTCACGCAGCGCTGGCCCTACGAGAACGACGCCTACGGGCTGTCCGGGCTGCCCAAGGACGTCGGGCTCATCGCACCGGACCAGGTGCGCGCCGGCGTCCACCGCGGGCTGTCGGAGCTGTCCATGCGCGCGCTCGTCAACGACGGCGCGACCGCCTCCCGGCACGAGGCCGCCTGCACCACGCCGGAGGAGCTGGTGAAGGCGATCGGCGAGATGCCCCGCATCCGCCCGCCGGAGCCGGCGTTCACCGCACCGCCGGAATACCAGCGCACGACGTACCAGCAGGGCACCTACGGCCGCCCCGCGCCGCGCCCGGGCGCCACCCAGCCGGTGCCGGTGCCGCCGCCCCCGCTGCAGAGCCGCACCGGCAAAGCCCTGAAGTGGGCGGTCTCCGCCCTCCTCATCGCCGCGCTCGGACTCGGCAGCTGGCAGCTCGCGGACGTCCTGATGGACCGGAGCAAGCCCGACGACACCAACCAGACACAGACGACGGACGAGGGCGACAAGAGCAGCACGGCCCCCAAGCCGGTCAGTGTGCTCAAGATCCACGACGCCGCCGAGTACTACCCGGACGGCACCCCGCAGCACGCCAAAGACGCGAAGCTCACCTACGACGGCGACAGTTCGACGTACTGGCGGTCACGCTCCTTCGACGCCGGGCCCGTGCTCGCGCCGTACAAGAAGGGGGTGGGCATCGTCTACGACCTGGGCTCGGAGACGGACGTCTCGGCGGTCTCGATAGGGCTTCTCTACGGCGGCGACTACACGGCCGCCGACCTGTACGCGGCCAATTCGCTCTCGTCGTCGGCTCCTCTGTCGTCCATGAAGAAGATCGCGGAAGCCCGGACGTCCGGTCGGGAACTCAGGATTTCCGCCAAGACGGCGGTGAAGACGCGGTACGTTCTCGTATGGATCACCGCCGCGCCCAAGAACGCCGGCGACCAGTGGACGGACGGCGGCTACAAGCAGGCCATCACCGACGTGAAGTTCACGGGCTGA
- the sigM gene encoding RNA polymerase sigma factor SigM translates to MADGAAHDAMSDMDLLALHVEGDPDAFGELVRRHRDRLWAVALRTLGDREEAADAVQDALVSAYRAAHTFRGQSAVTTWLHRITVNACLDRARKAASRKTSPVDDAERLEQLLEPHESASAPAERNDLHRQLIEALGTLPPDQRAALVLVDMQGYPVAEAARVLDVPTGTIKSRCARGRARLLPLLAHLRPAGGGADKNSEGPGRESGPGRNLAQGASVPPAADPHAEGPDSAGTGDSAAVKGGGGRA, encoded by the coding sequence ATGGCGGACGGCGCCGCACACGACGCAATGAGCGACATGGACCTCCTCGCCCTTCACGTCGAGGGTGATCCCGACGCCTTCGGTGAGCTGGTACGGCGTCATCGTGACCGCCTCTGGGCGGTGGCCCTGCGTACGCTGGGGGACCGCGAGGAAGCCGCTGACGCCGTTCAGGACGCCCTCGTGTCCGCCTACCGAGCCGCTCACACCTTCCGCGGCCAGTCCGCCGTCACGACCTGGCTGCACCGCATCACGGTGAACGCGTGCCTGGACCGCGCCCGCAAGGCCGCTTCCCGCAAGACCTCGCCGGTCGACGACGCCGAGCGGCTGGAGCAGTTGCTGGAGCCGCACGAGTCCGCGTCCGCGCCCGCGGAACGCAACGACCTGCACCGTCAGCTCATCGAGGCGCTCGGCACCCTCCCGCCCGACCAGCGGGCCGCGCTGGTCCTCGTGGACATGCAGGGCTACCCCGTCGCCGAGGCCGCCCGCGTGCTCGACGTGCCGACCGGGACGATCAAGAGCCGCTGCGCCCGTGGCAGAGCGAGACTCCTGCCCCTGCTCGCCCATCTACGGCCGGCCGGTGGTGGCGCAGACAAGAACTCCGAGGGCCCCGGAAGGGAAAGCGGTCCAGGACGGAACCTGGCGCAGGGTGCATCCGTCCCACCGGCAGCGGATCCTCACGCCGAGGGGCCGGACAGCGCCGGGACAGGCGATTCAGCTGCTGTGAAGGGCGGAGGTGGGCGGGCGTGA
- a CDS encoding GNAT family N-acetyltransferase, giving the protein MGRRLVPLTLDNLQDLPRRCRSCVFWELDPVRGEAAVKAGTSAVEKESWISAVLLDWGSCGRVVYVDDVPVGFVLYAPPAYVPRSTAFPTSPVSPDAVQLMTAFIMPGYQGQGLGRVMVQTVAKDLLRRGFKAIEAFGDAHWSGPACVLPADHLLAVGFKTMRSHPAHPRLRLELRTTLSWKEDVEMALDRLLGAVQKEPALRPL; this is encoded by the coding sequence ATGGGGCGTCGGCTCGTACCGCTCACGCTGGACAACCTTCAGGACCTTCCCAGACGTTGTCGCTCGTGTGTCTTCTGGGAGTTGGACCCCGTCAGGGGTGAGGCCGCGGTAAAGGCGGGGACATCCGCCGTCGAGAAGGAGTCCTGGATCTCCGCCGTCCTGCTGGACTGGGGATCGTGCGGCAGGGTCGTCTATGTGGACGACGTCCCCGTGGGCTTTGTTCTCTATGCGCCGCCCGCCTATGTGCCCCGTTCGACGGCTTTTCCCACGAGCCCCGTCTCCCCGGACGCCGTGCAGCTGATGACAGCGTTCATCATGCCGGGGTACCAGGGGCAGGGACTCGGCCGTGTGATGGTCCAGACGGTCGCCAAGGATCTGCTGCGGCGGGGCTTCAAGGCGATCGAGGCGTTCGGCGATGCCCATTGGTCCGGGCCGGCCTGTGTACTCCCTGCCGATCATCTGCTGGCGGTCGGCTTCAAGACGATGCGCTCGCATCCCGCGCATCCCCGCTTGAGGCTGGAGCTGCGGACGACGCTCTCCTGGAAGGAAGACGTGGAGATGGCGCTCGACCGGCTGCTGGGGGCGGTCCAGAAGGAGCCCGCGCTGCGGCCTCTGTAG
- a CDS encoding anti-sigma factor: protein MTSTKDTTGHPDVAEISDLTEGLLDPARSAAVRRHLNSCALCADVHSSLEEIQGLLGTLPEPPRMPDDVARRIDAALAAEALLSATAPGDHDDDAHEASASVTDDAEAAGVSRETPAASGRPSGHAPSATTGPGRKLHKGQEGQSNRRNRKRLGRRRAAVLGTVFTAAMLGLGSVLVSSLTGGGSPGTSAHQTTVPDTFSTSKLEGQVAALLNKAGDSRAPQNKGILGETGSETGNGSPRILRQPTVPSCVQQGIGRSDTALATEVGTYQGRAALLVVLPDTSDRTRVDAYIVDSTCVNHPSTSPADVLLTTSYPRH, encoded by the coding sequence GTGACATCGACGAAGGACACGACCGGGCACCCGGATGTCGCAGAGATCTCCGACCTCACCGAGGGCCTTCTCGATCCCGCCCGGAGCGCCGCGGTCCGTCGGCACCTGAATTCCTGCGCCCTCTGTGCGGACGTCCACTCTTCGCTGGAGGAGATCCAAGGCCTCCTCGGCACTCTGCCCGAGCCGCCGCGGATGCCGGACGATGTCGCCCGCCGTATCGACGCCGCTCTCGCCGCCGAGGCCCTGCTGAGCGCCACGGCCCCCGGTGACCATGACGACGATGCCCACGAGGCGTCCGCCTCCGTCACAGACGACGCGGAAGCGGCCGGTGTTTCACGTGAAACACCGGCGGCGTCGGGCCGCCCCTCGGGGCATGCCCCCAGCGCCACCACGGGGCCGGGCCGGAAACTTCACAAGGGGCAGGAGGGCCAGAGCAACCGCAGAAACCGCAAGCGGCTCGGTCGCCGCCGGGCAGCCGTCCTCGGCACGGTCTTCACTGCGGCGATGCTGGGACTCGGCTCGGTCCTGGTGTCGTCCCTCACGGGCGGCGGGAGCCCGGGCACCTCGGCGCATCAGACCACCGTGCCGGACACCTTCTCCACGAGCAAGCTCGAGGGCCAGGTCGCCGCGCTCCTGAACAAGGCCGGAGACTCCCGCGCTCCGCAGAACAAGGGCATCCTGGGGGAGACCGGCAGCGAGACCGGCAACGGATCGCCCCGAATCCTGCGCCAGCCCACGGTTCCGTCGTGTGTACAACAGGGAATCGGTCGCAGCGATACGGCTCTCGCCACCGAAGTGGGCACGTATCAAGGGAGGGCGGCTCTGCTCGTCGTACTTCCCGACACCTCGGACCGCACACGGGTCGACGCCTACATCGTGGACAGCACCTGTGTGAATCACCCGTCGACGAGTCCGGCCGACGTTCTCCTGACGACCTCTTACCCCCGTCACTGA
- the trxA gene encoding thioredoxin produces MAGTLKNVTDADFEEVVLKSDKPVLVDFWAEWCGPCRQIAPSLEAIAAEHGEKIEIVKLNIDENPATAAKYGVMSIPTLNVYQDGEVAKTIVGAKPKAALVRDLETFISE; encoded by the coding sequence GTGGCCGGCACCCTGAAGAATGTGACCGACGCCGACTTCGAAGAGGTCGTCCTCAAGAGCGACAAGCCCGTCCTGGTGGACTTCTGGGCCGAGTGGTGCGGTCCGTGCCGCCAGATCGCTCCCTCCCTCGAGGCGATCGCCGCCGAGCACGGTGAGAAGATCGAGATCGTCAAGCTCAACATCGACGAGAACCCGGCCACGGCTGCCAAGTACGGCGTCATGTCGATCCCGACCCTGAACGTGTACCAGGACGGCGAGGTCGCCAAGACCATCGTCGGTGCCAAGCCGAAGGCCGCGCTCGTACGCGACCTGGAGACCTTCATCTCCGAGTGA